In Mercenaria mercenaria strain notata chromosome 13, MADL_Memer_1, whole genome shotgun sequence, the DNA window aTGACTGAGAGTTGGGCGTCGGAGGTATCTTTCTTCTTATTTTCGAGTATATATGAAACATTTACAGGATTAAAGTGTTAAGAAAAATGGTAAgtattaacaatttttattacCAGTTTATTTGTAGTTTCAATATCTTATAAACCAAGTATTGAAGATAAATATAATTAATGCGACTCGGGAGCACTAACTCTTTTACTATTATAAAACTTGCTATTTTAAGCCAGATATTTTTAGTCATATTTGAGTGCTCCAATTTTTTTTAGTGATTAGCTTGATGCTTAAAGGAAACTTCATTTATCGCATAAGTTCCTGTTTTggaatatttcaattaattcaccAACTTCTGTATCCCGTTTTCTATATGGCATTGGCTGTAAGAGGTTTCCTTTCTACATTTAGTTCGAAGTACGTTTCTCCcatattgtgttttacattttaagtaaaatgaaTAATACATCAATATCACTGTATTTTAAGCTAAGTCATGTGTTCCACGGCGCCTCCCGAGATTAAGAATGGTTATGTTTCATACGACTCTCTTGACACCGGTGCAGCATGGGCACTTAATGACGTAGCAGTATACAAATGTTTCAAGTACTATGGGCTAGTAGACAACTATAAACAGACCTGTTCAGGGACGACAGGTTTATGGACAGGAACGGTGCCAAAATGCGAATATCACATATGGACGGAAAGTAAGTCAACAAAATGCGGTTTTTGTCAAGTATTTTAACAATCTTAATGGGCAAGAAAATGCACTGTAAGTTTTCTTTCTTAGATGATAAAATTCAGTTATTTCGTTGAACTGAGTGCTATCAAATGAATACCCAGTATTTGTCTGCTCTGTGACCACATCAAATAGAAGAACCATGTCTTCGGTCAGATAAAATGATCAGCTTATCATTTATTATCGAGCTTACATCGTATCATTTGTCAGTCAAATATTTTCTGTACGGATATTAGCACATATGTGTTCTATGTATTTAGATAGCCTAtatgttatatttcattttgtatcatCATGTGTTAACTTGCTTTAAGTGTATAATGTATGCTGAACATTTgcttatatgtttatatatttgtacaaCCGTTGAACAGAAACAAATAAATAGGTTAAAACAGTTGATTAAAGATAGCTTTATAAACAATCATATCATAATTTCGAAAATCGAGttatatatcaaatttaattattccaatattttgtcaagtttatttggtcaaaaatcaaaatgaaagtcaAAGTCAGCAACAAAGCGATGATTATTATATACAGTATCCTAAATTTTATATTAGAATGCATTTGTGAGTACCACAAAAGAATGACTGACGTTGTAAAAGTGATTACCGGTATATCAGTTTAACTCATCAATTTCGTCTTTGCTGAGTCCAACCATAGTAAGGTTTTATTTAAAGATTCTACCCAAGTTAATAAAACGAAACAATAATGGACGATAAAAAGGGACGAAAGTCCAACATGAAAAGCCACATTCATAGAACACAGTCACACATGCAGCACGTAGTTCACGTgtttaattttcgtcttttttatttcagtcgtGTTTTGGGTGGTGTTGGTCCTGCTTAtattgctgctgttgttgctgctgctgttgatTATCTTCCTTTGCTgctacttctgtagatgttgtaAAAGGTAACcttttcttgtaatatttcatttttttaacctttaccctgccaaatttctaaaatggtctggtccatcattcagttttggtagtaccacttattattcaaaggggtgttcactgaaaattatgtgactgaatagcgaacggatgtgcaggctgattttggtttGCACTGCTTGCAAAGCCAAAACCCTTTGCCGCATATTAAATCATTTGAAGGATCCGGAATACTGACGGCTTACGTAATAAATGATATGTACTTATAAAACATCCCGAAAATATAACTCTGTgtttaagtttgtgttgcaacTTTCAGCTTTATCACATTTTTCCCACatcatatatatatcatattatagaaaaaatatgtattaaaaatgatAGCAAGTAGATATAATTGTACAAAAGCGTAAATGAATTTAGCATGCATTTCATCAAGAGAAAAATGGTGGAGGTGTGGAAGcctaatatgtttgtttgtttgctttgggtttagcgcctttttcaacagcatttcagttatatacCAGCGGGTAGTTATTTTAACACGAGTTCCTGAGTTCTctaccagtactaacttgttatCCGCAAGTAAGAGCTAACTTCCCCGCAtaaatctgaggtggaggacgaatggtttcagacacaatgtcttctatcaaattgtcacggagaaacTTACGCCATATCTGGGGATTAGGAACTTACGATAccaagatccgtagatctgcgctctccctattgaagtAAACAGGCAGACCATAATCATGCCTATAATCACGATAACCGGAACATATATTGTATAGATTTCGATTCACTAGTATAAAGCCAAGTATGTGCGCTGTTCCTGTACAAGCAACGTAAAGAATAAACACAGTCAGCATCCAGACATGATAAGTGTTCCATCTCAAACTTTTTAGCTAATATAAGTATGCATAAATTTATGATATTGATAACCGCTTGTCTCTTTGTTGCAGATGTGGCAAAGGCGGGCGAGACCGCGGGGAGGAAGATGTTGAACGCGGTAGGAGAAAGAAACGCCCCGACAGCGATGGCAAAAACCGAAGAGGTCGAGATAAATCTCCGAGACATAGAAAGGACGATAATGACGATGATTCATCTTGTACATGTTGCGCTTGCTGCGGTCCTCGGCAAAAGAAAGAAAAGGTTGAGAGAAAAGGGTCATCTCGAAGACGTCGTTCAAGGTCCCCGAAAAACGACAGAGGGGAGAAAGAAAAAACACCATGCTGCGCTTGTTGCTATGGTTCTAAGACAAAAGAAAAGAAGCAAAAATCACGTGAAGGTTCTCCAAAAACAAGCCGGTCGAGGTCACCAATTGGACGTGATCACAAAGATAAAGAAGACAAAGATGAAGCTAAAACAGGATGTTGTGCTTGTTGCTACGGTTCTaagacaaaagaaaagaaacaaaaatcacGTGAAGGTTCTCCAAAAACAAGCCGGTCGAGGTCACCAATTGGACGTGATCACAAAGACAAAGAAGACAAAGATGAAGCTAAAACAGGATGTTGTGCTTGTTGCTATGGTTCaaagacaaaagaaaagaaacaaaagtcATATGCAGATTCGTCTGAACGTGAAGGCTCTCCAAAAACAAAGCGGTCGAGCTCGCCACATGGAGGTTatcacaaaaataaagaaaacgggGAAGAAGCTAAAACAGGATGTTGCGCTTGTTGCTATGGTTCAAAGACCAAAGAAACGACACCAAAGAGACGAGAAACATCGCCAAAGCATAAAGGGGCTTCGACAAGGTCCCGTTCAAAGTCACCAAAGGGGGATGGTCGCAAAGAAATTGAAGACGATCAGGACGAAGCTAACACTGGGAGCTGCGCTTGTTGCTATGGTTCTCGAACGAAAGAAAAGAAATCAGGACAACCAAAATATTCACCAAAACGTAAAGACTCACTGAAGCGAGACCGTTCTAGATCGCCAAAGAGAGGTACTGATGAAACAAAAGTAAAAGATGACGAGGAGGAGGCCACGCCTGGGTGTTGTGCTTGTTGTTCTGGCTcaaagaagaaagaaaagaaacaacCACAACAAAATGCGTCTTCATCACTTCAAGATGCTCAAGATCACGTAGATGAGAAGAAAAATGACAGGAATAATACTGTGAGGAAACATcctaaagaaaagaaaacaccGAAAACAAAAGTTTCAGCAATAAAAGACCCCGATGAATCACTTATAGATGAGGAAGTTAAACGAATGCAAGAGGAGCAGGAGAGGAAAGAACAAGAACGAGAAAGAAGACGACTGAAACAGATAGAAGAGGAAAGAAAAAGGGATcaagagaaaaaagaaaaggaaagagAAAGAGAGATTCAGCGACAACAGCAAAGAGAACTTGCACGCATTGAAGAAGATAAAAGATTACAAGATGAAGATGACATATTAAGAGAAAAAGAAGATGAAAGGAAAAGGCGGCTagaggaaagaagacaagaagagCTTGAACGAAAAAGAGAGAGGGAGGAACGGGAAAGAGAAAGAGAACTTCAAAGGCAGGAAAGACTGGAGGCAGAAAGACAAAAGCAAGAAGAACGGTTGAAAGAACTTGAAGAACGGGAGAGAGAAAGAGAAGAATTAAGactgcaacaacaacaacttgcGAAACAACGAGCGGAGCGAAGGAAAAAAGAAAGAGAAGAAAGGGAAGAGGAACGGAAACTGCGAATCAAAGACTTACAGGATCAGAAATGGCGCACAGAAGAGAAAGGAGTAAGTGATAATGATGATTACTTAGAAAATGAGTCTCCATACAACAGTCCAGAAACttcaagaaaaaagaagaaaacatacaAGTCAAGAAGAAATGTCAGACCGAGATATCTAGACTACATGAATGATAGAACAGGTGATCCAAAAATATATAGACCGTATAAAGCAGCCAAGCCTGCAGATTTTTGGTGCCCTTTCGTTCACAATGTAAGGCAGATTAATACAAGTACACTGTAGAAAATGCGTTTTGtctcttttataaatttttgcaAAACGGTATAGCGCCAAAGtataatatgtttattattttggaaaaagaaacaattaatacTATGCATACTATCATTTTCCTGATAATTATTCATCACCGTCATGATTGATACTGCGCCACTATCGTTATTGTTACTGTTGTTGCGGTTATCGGTTTCAAAAAGCGGACTGCTATAATTATCATTGCCATCATCTGTGTCGTTATAATAGAATAGTAATaacaaaatgatgataatgattataatttttattatttgaagtcTTCTTAGATACAATTTTATACTTATTACATATCAACACtagtatatcgtaaacacatgcATCACTAGTTTTCGTTAAAGCTTTTTTATACCAAAGAAAGCGAACATTTACACCAAATCTAAGTTAGTGGACTCAAAACGACAGTCGGCAAAACCCGTGCAATAACATATCATCTGTATGCGAAGAATGCCGAAGTCGCATTCGGGGAAATCA includes these proteins:
- the LOC123530302 gene encoding trichohyalin-like — its product is MCSTAPPEIKNGYVSYDSLDTGAAWALNDVAVYKCFKYYGLVDNYKQTCSGTTGLWTGTVPKCEYHIWTEIVFWVVLVLLILLLLLLLLLIIFLCCYFCRCCKRCGKGGRDRGEEDVERGRRKKRPDSDGKNRRGRDKSPRHRKDDNDDDSSCTCCACCGPRQKKEKVERKGSSRRRRSRSPKNDRGEKEKTPCCACCYGSKTKEKKQKSREGSPKTSRSRSPIGRDHKDKEDKDEAKTGCCACCYGSKTKEKKQKSREGSPKTSRSRSPIGRDHKDKEDKDEAKTGCCACCYGSKTKEKKQKSYADSSEREGSPKTKRSSSPHGGYHKNKENGEEAKTGCCACCYGSKTKETTPKRRETSPKHKGASTRSRSKSPKGDGRKEIEDDQDEANTGSCACCYGSRTKEKKSGQPKYSPKRKDSLKRDRSRSPKRGTDETKVKDDEEEATPGCCACCSGSKKKEKKQPQQNASSSLQDAQDHVDEKKNDRNNTVRKHPKEKKTPKTKVSAIKDPDESLIDEEVKRMQEEQERKEQERERRRLKQIEEERKRDQEKKEKEREREIQRQQQRELARIEEDKRLQDEDDILREKEDERKRRLEERRQEELERKREREERERERELQRQERLEAERQKQEERLKELEEREREREELRLQQQQLAKQRAERRKKEREEREEERKLRIKDLQDQKWRTEEKGVSDNDDYLENESPYNSPETSRKKKKTYKSRRNVRPRYLDYMNDRTGDPKIYRPYKAAKPADFWCPFVHNVRQINTSTLYLLVSVGFGVGVGVGVTGLHLCIERNVCSFRSRILLPVTSFLGSMALSCTSPEVVENGYVSFESLASGPTWNDGEYVVYKCFKFYGLAETDRRKCDNNVWSGTAPKCEYHQETEIVFWLVLALLILLLLLLLALVIFTCCYFCRCCKRHGRSRDKHNANTGSRKKRNSESSNRTSHNDEKPSRRKDNKEEALCCPGCCCPTKKETKTHGRPKSANRSRSESPERENHDGKLAGTCCAVCCVSTQKTETPNQDKPQSFKNGHRSKSPVNEEHDNIVNEYNDDVKPGCCACCNSKPTKKQVNETQHFAYDEVTPAEKKKNYQECLDPEPKMSERGTNTRAERAKESKSIRPSVETKNPVYAGYSEDPDIELVEEEKDTLRKQQKQIQDEKDKEIQRVQEERKIADERKKEIEHLREEEMEKDKKCQKDLEEQKAKFDDQRQQKLQEQEFARLQAERERKHKEEEHQQEIEDQLRKERIEQQKRYEEERLNALAKQKEKEAKEREEELEKQRLREYERQRQMEIIEREHQLQVEKQKAEKEKRESEERQKEQKRQLEEKKREKEQQKLQQQELARQLAEQHKKEEWHRRNELFQKEQDQLRREESHKPEPYLKQTRKALYSSNRANYSGGNEPTSTETGDYKHQFDNLKRKRPLKLINSNDKYLKGLMDDDIGKKGTRNPKVYNPFKSHKGSEVPTTYDMYGHASDTPGRTRYSDNNIHSNEGQKKPLKLINSNDKFVTGMVDDSVSRRATKNPLVYRPYKLEKPSFTDKS